The Kitasatospora albolonga nucleotide sequence TGGCCGTCCGGACCGAGCCGGGCGCAGACCCGCAGGGTCTCGGGGCGGTCCGTGGCGACCATGGGCGTGTGGAGGCGCCGCCCGGTCGCGTACGTGTCGGGTACGTCCACGGTCTGCGGCTCGCCACCCGCCACGGAGACGGTGAAGACGTCCCCGACCCGCTGCCCCCAGACCCGCGCCCAGCCCGCGCCGCACCCGGCTTCGTACCGCAGGTCGATACGGATGCCGGGCTCGGGCCGGTGGGTGCTGACCGTTTCGGGGTGCATGCCGCAGCGGGTGGCGATGACGTCCTGCCCGGTGCACCGCTGCCCGTGACAGGCGAACTCGGGCTCGGCGGCCGGAACACCGGAACTCTCCGACCGCCAGGCACCGGCCATGACCAGCCAGACGGCACCGAGGAGGGCGACGGCGAGAACGGCACCGACGCGCACGTGACGGACGGAGGGGCGCCGGTGCCGCCGCTCGGGGGGCGGGGACTGCTCGCGTACGGGTACGGGCGCAGGTACAGGCGCAGGCGCAGGCTCGGGTACGGGCGCAGGCGCGGGTACTTGTGCGGGTACGGGTACTTGTGCAGATGCGGGTCCGGCTTTCCGCTCGCCCCCGCGCGGGGGCCGGTTCCTGGCCGTCTCGGCGCGCTCCCACAGGGCGAGCGGGTGCGCGGGGGGCTGGCGGGCGAGCCGGCACAGGGCGACGACCGCCGCACGCGGCGGATGGGTCTTCCCGTTGAGGTAACGCTCCCAGGACGACTTGCTGTACGGGGTCCGGTCCGCGAGCTCCTTCAGCGACAGCCCGCTGCGCAGCCGGAGGACACGCAGGGCCTCGACGCAGGCGCTCTCCTCGGCGGTCCGCTCCGGGGGCGGCAGGCTCATCCTCGTAACACCTTCCATGTGTCGGGCCCGACCAGCCCGTCGTCCTCGATCCCCGCCCGCGCCTGCAACCGTTTGACGGCCTGCTCGGTGTTGGGCCCGTAGACCCCGTCCACGGCCCCGGGGTCGAGCCCGGCGGCCCGCAGCAGGCACTGGGCCTCGACCACGTCCCAGCTGGTCGTGTTGTGCGCGAGGACGGTCTCGTGCGTACCGCTGTGCCCGGCGTAGGTGCGTCCGCCGTGCTGCTGGATGCGGCAGGGGTAGGAGGTCTCGCGCCCCCAGACGTACGGCCCCTCGTGGGCGCTGGTGAACGGGGACCGCGGGGCGGCGGCCTCGCTCCCGCCCTGCCAGGGCTCGGCGACCAGCACCCCTCCGACGACGGCGGCCCCGGCCCCCAGGACGGCGGCCACGGACCACCTCCGCCGCCACCACGGCCCGGGGGCGGTACGGTGCGCGGGCACGGCATCAGCGGCACCGGACACGGGAACGGGCACGCCGTCGACGGCACCGGACACGGGGACGGCATCAGCGGTACGGGGCACGGCACCGGCGGTACGGGGCACGGCACCGGCGGTACGGGGCGCGGGCACCAGCCCCTGCGCGTCCTCCGCCGCAGGGCTTCCCGAACGCTCGCCCTCCGCACGCTCAACGGCGACCCCGGCACGCTCCCCCCGCTCCCCCCGCTCCTTCCGCGCGGCGGCATCCGCAGCCGCGGCCACGTCCCGCAGGGCGAGCAACGGCACCGGGTCGCACCCGGCCACGGTGCACAGCGCCCGGACCGCGTCCGCCGAGGGAAGGGTGCGGCCGTTCAGATACCGCTCCCAGGAGGACTTGCTGTACGCCGTCTTCCTGGCCAGCGCCACCAGGGTCAGCCCGCTGCGGCTCTTCACCGTCCGCAACTCCCCGACCAGCTCGGCGGCCTGATCGCTCAACGACTCCGGCAGCTCCCGCCCGCGCGGCATAACGCTTCCCCCTCTTCTCACCCTGTGACGTCGGCAGGCCCGGCGACCAGCCCCGCGTCAGCCGCACCTCCGCACCGCCCGCTCCCCCAGGAGAACTGCTCAAAATATTTCACTGCCACACTCAGTCACGCAAAGAAGGCTGATAATTGGGCCTATACGGCGTTATGCATACGAAGACGTTCACAGCCCCGCCCCGCAGCGCTCAGGGACGTCCCGTCCCGCGTCCGGGGCGTCCCTCCAGGGCCCGACGGAAGAACCGTAACAGCAGGTCAGACGGGTCGACGTCCCACGTATTCCCGTCCCGCCGTTCTCTGTGGACGCCGGACCGGCGGGACGGGCAAGGTCGGGCCCAGCGGGTGACGGGACCGAGACTCCGCCGCCCACCGGTCAGAACAGAACGGGGACTTGATCCATGATCAGCCAGACATTCCGCACGCGCTTCGCACCGGCCGCACTGACGGTCGCGCTCCTGAGCACGGGCATGTCGGCGGCGGCCGTCCAGCCCGCCGCCGCCCAGCCGGCCGAAGCGGCGGCGACGTTCGCGGCGGCGGGCAAGAAGCCGGGGAAGCCGCAGCAGTACCTCAAGTTCGTCAAGAACAAGAAGAACCCGAGCAACTCCAGGCTCCACCTGATGATGAAGGGCAAGAAGAAGGCCGTCGCCTCCTGGCGGGCCGGTTCGGGCAACGGCTCGACGAACGCCTGCAAGCCGAACGCCGGGTGGCTCCCCAACGGCTCGTACAAGATCGAGTTCCACCAGAAGGACTTCAACGGGAGCGCCATCAAGGGCTATGTCATCAAGCTGCAGGACAAGAAGTGCAGCAACGGCACCAAGCGCACCGAACTCTTCATCCACAGCGAGATGCAGAAGAACGGCAAGCAGGGCCCCAAGAAGGGCAAGGACTCCCCGTGGCGCTGGGAGGGCGACCACGACTACAAGTCCCTGGCCTGCATCAAGCTGAAGCCCGCCCACATCAAGAGCCTGTTCACCAAGTCGGCCAAGGGCTGGCCCAAGACCCTCAAGGTCGTCTGACACTCCACCACCACTGACCGAACAGCCCCTGCCCCCACCCTGCCCTCCTCCGGCGAACCGCCTCGCCGGAGGAGGGCAGCTCTCGTCCCACCGGACGCCCCCCCACCCGGAGATCAGGAGAAGCAACGGCCGCCGCCCTCCCCGCCCTTACCGGATCAGAACACGCTGGCCGCTTTCGAGATTGCTCACGAAAAGCGCGCCATGACAGCATCCCGTACATGACCGATCACGGGGACGACATACCTGAGCCCGGCCGCAGGTCCAGGCTCGCCGAGCTGGCCGACTGGACGGTGTCCGGGGCTCCGGCGAAGACCACGCCGGACCCCGCACCGATGCCTTCGCAGAAGCCGGTGGACGCACTGGCGTCCGCCCGGCGGGAGTTCGCGGTACTGCTGGGTGAGTTCCGGCGTACGGCGGTGCTGGTGCCGTTCGATCCGTACGGGAGTCTGTGGACGGCGGACCAGAACGGGGTGCGCTGGATCTGTGCCTTCTCGGACGAGGAGGCTCTCGCCCGGTTCGCGCGGGCGCAGGGGGACGGCGCGCGGGAATGGAGCTACCGCACCGTCCTCGGCGCGCGCCTCCTGGACGTGATGGTGCCGATGCTGCCGGGTCCGGCAGGCGTGGCCCTGGACGCGGGGAGCACGGACGGTGTGCTGTTCCCGCCGGTCGCGGGCATCGTGCCCGACCGTGCGGTGGTCGATCCGGGGAAGACGGGATGAGCGGGGAGAACGCGGATCTGAACGTGCCTCCGGCGGTTCTGGCGCAGATCGCGGAGGGCATCGACCTGGCACACGCCGAGTTGAAGGATCTCGGCATGCTCGGGCGGGCGGCGGCGGGGCGGGGCTTCTCGGATCTCGCCCTGTCGGGGCTGGAGTTGGGGCACGGCGGTCTGACCTCTCAGTTCGAGACGTTCTGCAAGCGGTGGGAGTGGGGGGTACGGGCACTGTCCCAGCGGGGCAACCTCCTCGCGGCCGGACTGGGCCTGTCCGCGGGCTCGTTCGCCGAGGAGGAGCAGTACGTCAAGGACTCGATCAAGATCGCGGTGAACTCCGTCAACGGAAACCCCCACCTGTCCGAGGACGAGGTCAAGGGCATGAGCTGGGACACGATCAGCAAGCAGCGCGCCTATGACGATCCGGACTGGAGCGCGGAGTCCTTCACCGAGGCGCACGGCGAGGTGAAGCAGCAGTGGAAGGACACCGTGTACGACGTCGAGGACGCGTTGCTCGACCAGGGCGAGCGGGTCGGCTACATCGACCCGGCGGTCCGTGAGGCCGTGGACGAGCAGCTCAAGGAGCGGCTGAACCCGTCGCCGGAGATCATCGCGCAGGCCGAGCAGCCGCGCTGGCCGGAGAAGGGCTGATGACGGACTGGGGTGGGACGTTCGACAAGTTCGTCGACGGGGCCGCTCGGGGCATCGACCGGGGCAAGGAGCTCCTGGGCGAGGGCATCGACGCGACGACGGACAAGATCGGCGCGGGGCTGGAGAGGGTCGGCGCGCACGACTGGGCCGACAAGGTCGAGGACTGGGGCGACGGGACCGCGTCGTCGCTGGGTGCGGAGGTCGGGGAGAAGCAGCTCGGGCAGAGCGAGGAAGCGGACGAGCTGCTGCACGGGAAGCCGGAGAAGATCACCGCGGCGGTGAAGAACCTGCGGGACTTCCAGAAGGCGTTCGACCTCGTCGGCGGCGGATTGAGGAAGCTGGACTCCGGCCGCTGGCGCGGCGAGGCGGCCGACGCCTTCCGGAGGAAGTTCGAGACCCTGCCCACGGACTGGCTGCGCGCGGCCGACGCGTTCGAGGACGCGGCGAAGGCGCTGGAGACGTACGCGTCGGCCGTCACGAGCGCCCAGGGAAAGGCGCGTGCGGCGATCGCGCTGTACAGGGAGGGCAGGCAGGACTCCGAGAAGGCGGTCGCGGCGTTCAACAAGAAGGTCGACGCCTACAACGCGGCCCGCACCGGCGACCAGCCGCTCCCTCACCCGGGTACGTTCTCCGACCCGGGGGTGCCCAAGCAGAAGCGGGCCCAGGAGGACCTGGAGGACGCCCGGAGGTCACGGAACGAGGCGGGCGAACGGGCCAGGAGCGCGGTCGCCGCGGCGATGGCGCACGCACCCGACATACCCACCGGCAGGGACCGGTTCAGGGACGAGCTCATCGACCGGGGGATGACCTACGGGGTCGAACTCACCCATGTCGGCGGGGGCGTGGTGAAGGGCGTGGCCGGCCTGGCGGGCTTCCTGCGGCAGGTGAACCCGCTCGACGCCTACAACCTGACGCACCCGGCCGAGTACTACAAGGGCGTCAACATGACGCTGTCCGCCCTCACTTCGACCGCCGCCAACCCCGACCGGGCCCTCCAGGGCGCCTGGGAGGCGATGAAGAGCGACCCCTCGGAATTCGGCGGGCGCCTCCTCCCGGAGCTGGTCGGTACGAAGGGGGCCGGAGCCGTACGGAGCCTCGCACGCTCCGGGCTCCACAAGGGCGCGAAGGCCGATGGGCCATCGCGGCCGGGCTCCGCCAGGGAAGGACATGAGAGAGCTCCGGATTCCAACGGGAAGCAGTGCGACAAGGTCAAGTGCGCCGGCGACCCGATCGACGTCGCGACCGGACGCATGCTTCTGCCTCAGACGGACATCGCCCTTCCCGGGTCCCTCCCTCTTGTCTTCTCACGCGTGTTCGACTCCTCATACCGGTCGGGCCACTGGTTCGGTACGGGTTGGTCGAGCACGGTCGACCAACGGCTGGAGATCGACGCGGAGGGCGTGGTGTTCGCCTGCGATCAAGGCAGCCTACTGGCCTATCCGCATCCCGCTCCCGGCGTTCCTGTCATGCCCACGCACGGTCGGCGCTGGCCGCTCGACCGGGTCGATGACGGCTATACCATCACCGACCCGGAGACCGGCCAGGTCCGGCGCTTCGTCGACCAGAACGCCGACCTGGCGCTGCTGGTGCAGATCGATGACCGCAACGGCCGTTGGATCACTTTCGAGTACGACGAAGCGGGTGCACCGACGTCCATCGTCCATCACGGTGGCTACCACTTGAAGCTCACTACAGCCGAAGAACGGGTCACCGCCCTGCACTTGGCAGGCGCCGCACCGGACGGAACCGACCAGGAAATCCTGCGCTACGGCTACACGGACGGCCACCTCACAGCAGTCACCAACTCCTCGGGGCGGCCTCTGCGCTTCGACTGCGACGAGCTCGGCCGCATTACCGCGTGGACGGACACCAACGACAGCCGCTACGAGTACGTATACGACGACCTCGACCGCTGCATCCACCAGTCCGGCACGAACGGCCATCTAGAAGCCCACTTCACCTGGGATGGTACGGACCCTGAAACGGGACTTCGCATGACGTCCATGACCGATGGCCTTGGCCACATCAGGCAATACGTGATCAACGAACGGGCCCAGGTAGTCGCCGAGACCGACGCGGTGGGAGCAGTCACTCGCTTCGAGTACGACCGCTACCACCAATTGCTCTCCGTCACAGATCCTCTCGGACACGTCAGCCGCTCCGTCTACAACGATCACGGCTTGCTGACCAGGGTAGTACGACCTGACGGTCGAGAAATGACTGCAGAGTACAACAGTCTGGGCCTTGCCGTGCGCATCAGACATGCGGACGGAAAAGTCACCCATCAGACGTATGACGACCGGGGCAACCGAACATCGGTCACGGATTCTTCAGGAGCAACGACGACCTTCTCCTATGACAATCTAGGGAACTTCATTTCCGTCGAAAATTCTCTTGGTGAGCGATGCACCATCCGGCGGGATGCCGCCGGCCTCCCCCTGGAAATTACCGATCCGATGGGAGGAATATTCCGTTATAAACGTGATACATTCGGCCGATTGGTTATCCTCACCGACCCCATCGGGAGAGAAACTTCATTCCGCTGGACAACCGAGGGCCGATTGTCCAGCCGAACGAATGCCGACGGCACCATTCAATCGTGGAAATATGATGGGGAAGGAAACTGCACCGCTTACACGGATGCCATGGGAGGAATCTCCAGTTTCCAGTACACTCATTTCGATCTGATGGAGGCCAGAACCGGCCCAGACGGAGTTCGTTACGAGTTCGACCACGACACCAACCTGCAGCTGATTCAGGTCAGAAACCCGCTTGGTTCAACCTGGAATTACGAATACGACCCAACGGGCCACCTTGCCTCGGAGACCGACTTCGACAACCGAAAACTCACATACGAATTCGACGCTTCCGGCCGTTTGGTAAAGCGCACCAACGGCCTCGGTGAGACCATTCGTTACAGGTACAACGAACTCGGTCAAATCCTTGGTAAGGATGCCGCTGGAACCATCACGACCTACGAGTACGATATCTTCGATCAGCTCGCCCGAGCGACCAGTCCTGACGTCACGCTCACTCGCCTACGTGACCAACACGGCCGCCTCAGGTCCGAAACAGTGAACGGCAGAACGCTCACATATGGGCATGACATACTTGGCCGCCGCATCTCGCGCACAACTCCCACCGGCACGGCAAGCACGTGGACTTATGATGCCGGGGGGCAGCCCGCCACGCTCGACGTGTCCGGCCGGAAAGTGACGTTCGAGCGCGACATTGCGGGCCGTGAAGTAAGCCGCCGCATTGGGGACGCGACGAGACTGACACACGAGTTCGATGCATCAGACCGCCTAACAGGCCAGCAGATCTCTGCGCACGGCCGCACGGTTCGCAGCCGCGCTTACACATACCGCGCTGACGGTAATCTTGTCGGCGTCAATGACTCACTTGGAGAAAGCCGCACCTTCGACGTTGACGCTTCGGGCCGCGTTACAGGAGTTCATGCTCCGAGCTGGACCGAGAGCTACGCTTACGATCAAACAGGAAGTCAGACCGAGGCAAGCTGGCCCGCGTCCCACCCCGGCCAGGAATCGACAGGCACACGCATCTACACCGGCACAAGAATATCTCGCGCTGGCCGGACCCGATACGAGCACGACGCTCAGGGCCGGATCGTTCAGCGTCAGAAAATCAGACTCTCCCGCAAGCCGGAAACCTGGCGATATTCCTGGGACGCCGAAGATCGACTCACCTCGGTGGTCACTCCGGACGGAAAGCAGTGGAACTACCTCTATGACCCGCTGGGTCGACGCATCGCAAAACACTGCCTGGCCGCAGATGGGGAATCCGTAGCCGAGCAAGTCTGGTTCACCTGGGATGGAACCACTCTGTGCGAACAAGTCATACCCGACCAGAACCTTGAAACCTCGATCGCCCTGACCTGGGAGCACGACGGTTTTCGCCCGATCACCCAGACCGAACGCATTCTTACCTCCCCGTTCTCCCAGACGTCGGTCAACGAACGCTTTTTCGCCATGATTACCGATCTGGTTGGCAATCCGACGGAGCTTATCGGCGAGTCAGGGGATTTGGCATGGCACTCCCGCAGCACACTCTGGGGCACAACGAGCTGGTCCACAAACAGCACAACCTACACTCCGCTTCGATTCCCCGGTCAATACTTTGACCCCGAAACCGGACTTCACTATAATTTCCACCGATACTACGATCCCGAAATTTCCCGATACCTTTCAGTAGATCTTCTGGGTCTGACACCGGCCTTCAACCCGGTTTCCTATGTGGGGAATCCTCACACGTGGGCAGAC carries:
- a CDS encoding type IV secretion protein Rhs; this translates as MTDWGGTFDKFVDGAARGIDRGKELLGEGIDATTDKIGAGLERVGAHDWADKVEDWGDGTASSLGAEVGEKQLGQSEEADELLHGKPEKITAAVKNLRDFQKAFDLVGGGLRKLDSGRWRGEAADAFRRKFETLPTDWLRAADAFEDAAKALETYASAVTSAQGKARAAIALYREGRQDSEKAVAAFNKKVDAYNAARTGDQPLPHPGTFSDPGVPKQKRAQEDLEDARRSRNEAGERARSAVAAAMAHAPDIPTGRDRFRDELIDRGMTYGVELTHVGGGVVKGVAGLAGFLRQVNPLDAYNLTHPAEYYKGVNMTLSALTSTAANPDRALQGAWEAMKSDPSEFGGRLLPELVGTKGAGAVRSLARSGLHKGAKADGPSRPGSAREGHERAPDSNGKQCDKVKCAGDPIDVATGRMLLPQTDIALPGSLPLVFSRVFDSSYRSGHWFGTGWSSTVDQRLEIDAEGVVFACDQGSLLAYPHPAPGVPVMPTHGRRWPLDRVDDGYTITDPETGQVRRFVDQNADLALLVQIDDRNGRWITFEYDEAGAPTSIVHHGGYHLKLTTAEERVTALHLAGAAPDGTDQEILRYGYTDGHLTAVTNSSGRPLRFDCDELGRITAWTDTNDSRYEYVYDDLDRCIHQSGTNGHLEAHFTWDGTDPETGLRMTSMTDGLGHIRQYVINERAQVVAETDAVGAVTRFEYDRYHQLLSVTDPLGHVSRSVYNDHGLLTRVVRPDGREMTAEYNSLGLAVRIRHADGKVTHQTYDDRGNRTSVTDSSGATTTFSYDNLGNFISVENSLGERCTIRRDAAGLPLEITDPMGGIFRYKRDTFGRLVILTDPIGRETSFRWTTEGRLSSRTNADGTIQSWKYDGEGNCTAYTDAMGGISSFQYTHFDLMEARTGPDGVRYEFDHDTNLQLIQVRNPLGSTWNYEYDPTGHLASETDFDNRKLTYEFDASGRLVKRTNGLGETIRYRYNELGQILGKDAAGTITTYEYDIFDQLARATSPDVTLTRLRDQHGRLRSETVNGRTLTYGHDILGRRISRTTPTGTASTWTYDAGGQPATLDVSGRKVTFERDIAGREVSRRIGDATRLTHEFDASDRLTGQQISAHGRTVRSRAYTYRADGNLVGVNDSLGESRTFDVDASGRVTGVHAPSWTESYAYDQTGSQTEASWPASHPGQESTGTRIYTGTRISRAGRTRYEHDAQGRIVQRQKIRLSRKPETWRYSWDAEDRLTSVVTPDGKQWNYLYDPLGRRIAKHCLAADGESVAEQVWFTWDGTTLCEQVIPDQNLETSIALTWEHDGFRPITQTERILTSPFSQTSVNERFFAMITDLVGNPTELIGESGDLAWHSRSTLWGTTSWSTNSTTYTPLRFPGQYFDPETGLHYNFHRYYDPEISRYLSVDLLGLTPAFNPVSYVGNPHTWADPLGLGPCPPPSLADAKNRALREAGVPAGAEPLDVNNYVPATAPAWQGGKQLMDGNHQPIYYTEEWYETASGDIVVFQDHYFGHQKPGEPGYQPAHIHVRPFDNTRNGHIPGTEEHYYYDKTLD